From Micromonospora echinaurantiaca:
GTCCCCGGCGGCTCCGCCGAATCCGGCGGTGCCGGCCGGCGGCCGGAGATCGACGTCCGAGCAGGAGTAGTAGGTGTCCGGGGTGTCGGAGTTCTGCCAGATCGTGTAGATCAGCTGCCGGCCGGTCCGGTCCGCCGGCAGCCGCCCCCGCAGCTGGTACGCCCCGTCGCGCACCGGCGGATCGGTCACCCGCAGGAACGGCGCCCTCTCCAGGTCGTCCCAGGTCAGCGGGGTGTTGGCGGCGTAGCCCGGCCGGGTCAGGTAGAGCCGGAAGGTGCTCCGGTGCGGGATGGTGGTGCGGTAGCGGAAGGTGAACCGGGCGCCGGCGGTCAGCTCGGTGGCCGGCCAGTCGGTACGCGCCAGGTCCAGCCCCCGGTAGGCCGACAGCCCGCCGCTGCACAACTCCCCGTCGGGGATCCGCTCCCGGTCGCGCCCGTTCACCGCCGCCACCCGGACGTTGTCCCACTCGCGCACCGCGGCGCCCGCCTCGACCGCCGCCCGGCAGGCCGCGGTGGCCGCGTACCGGCTCTCGGGGGCGCAGGCCGCCGCGCGGCTGAGCGGATCGGTCGGTGCGCCGTGCGCGGTGGCGGGTGCGGCGGTGACCGGCACGGTCGCGACGGCGACCAGCACGGCGATGGCGGCGCGGCGTACGGTCATGGCTTCGACCTCCCGCGCACTGGTACGCGCGCCGGCCGGCAAAGGTTCGACGGCGGGCCGGGCCGGTGCCCGGCCGGGAATCGCGACACCGGCCGGGGCGTTCCCACCACCGGAACCGCACGACCGAGAAGAGGCAGACATGAAGGTACGCAGCTCGCTGCGGGCGCTGAAGCAGAAGCCGGGTTCGGTGGTGGTCCGCCGCCGTGGCCGGGTGGTCGTGGTGAACCGCGCCAACCCGCAGTGGAAGAGCCGCCAGGGCTGATCCGCCGGCCGGGCGCCGTCACCGGCGCCCGGCGGCTCCCGATCCGGGTCTGGC
This genomic window contains:
- a CDS encoding lytic polysaccharide monooxygenase auxiliary activity family 9 protein yields the protein MTVRRAAIAVLVAVATVPVTAAPATAHGAPTDPLSRAAACAPESRYAATAACRAAVEAGAAVREWDNVRVAAVNGRDRERIPDGELCSGGLSAYRGLDLARTDWPATELTAGARFTFRYRTTIPHRSTFRLYLTRPGYAANTPLTWDDLERAPFLRVTDPPVRDGAYQLRGRLPADRTGRQLIYTIWQNSDTPDTYYSCSDVDLRPPAGTAGFGGAAGDRDAASPAAPSRTAGTGPAGAGPAEPAASEPGVAVASVRDGPTGGRPLLAGAAVALAVLLLTMAGTRLRRDGRAPVGRPCEVRSHRANRPRTW
- a CDS encoding 50S ribosomal protein L36, which produces MKVRSSLRALKQKPGSVVVRRRGRVVVVNRANPQWKSRQG